The genomic window CCGAGTACCTCCCCCGAAAATAAATTCATCATTCCCGGAACGGAAAAACAACCGAGCAACCTGACCATGGGGCCCTCGATGGACCAGCAGATTATCTGGGATGTCTTTTCCAACACGCTCGACGCCGCACGGATCCTGGGCCTCAACGATGCCTTCACCCAGGAGGTCGAAACGGCGCTCGCCAACCTGGCCATGCCGCAGATCGGTTCCGACGGCCGCCTAATGGAATGGACGAAGGAGTTCGGCGAAGTGGATCCAGGGCATCGCCACATTTCCCACCTGTATGGCCTCTATCCCGGCCGCCAGTACAACGTCCACGACCACCCCGCCATGGTTGCGGCGGCGCGCAAGAGCATCGACCACCGCCTGTCGAAGGGCGGCGGCCACACCGGCTGGAGCCGCGCCTGGATCATCAACTTCTGGGCCCGCTTCCGCGATGCCGACAAGGCGCATGAAAACATTGCGCTACTGCTCAAGAAATCGACCTACAACAACCTGTTCGACAAACATGCGCCGTTCCAGATCGACGGCAATTTCGGCGGCGCGGCGGGTATTGTGGAAATGCTGCTGCAGTCGCACACCGGCCAGATCGAGCTGCTGCCCGCCCTGCCGAAGGCCTGGCCCGACGGCGAAGTGAAGGGCCTGCGCGCCCGCGGCGGATTCGAGGTCGATTTTGCCTGGGAGCAGGGAAAAGTCACCGAGATGGAAATCCGGCGCTTGCCGGGGCTTGAGCCTGCAACGGTTCAGGTGCGCGTCAACGGGGAAATTCGCACGATGGAGACGAAATAGCCATGAAGCGCATGCTGTTTTCAGCGGCTGTGGCTCTCGCGCTGAGTGCCGCGGCCGCGAACCAGCCGAATGTCATTGTGATCCTCGCGGACGACATGGGATCCGGGGATATCCGGGCGCTCAATCCGGATTCGGCGATTCCAACGCCGAACCTGGATCGGCTCAGTGCGGAAGGTGCAACCTTCACCGCCGCCCACTCCGGTTCCGCCGTCTGCACACCTACCCGGTATGGCCTTGTGACGGGCCGCTACTGCTGGCGTTCCCGTTTGAAAAAAGGGGTGCTCAACGGCTACAGCGGGCATCTGATCGAGCCGGAGCGCTTTACCATTGCCGATCTCTTCAGATCCAAGGGGTATGCCACGGCCTGTTTCGGCAAGTGGCACCTGGGCATGGATCTGCCAATGTCTGGAAAAAACAAACTCGATCTGGCGGGCAAGGTTGAAAACGGGCCGTTGGCCAATGGCTTCGACCGGTTTTACGGCATCACGGCCTCGCTGGACTTTCCTCCCTATGTATTCATTTGCGACGACAAGATCGATGCGCCCGCCGTTGAGCGGAAACCCTCCCGTCGTTTTCCGGAATTCCTGCGTGCCGGCGAAACCGGCACCAATTTCGAGCACGAAAACGTGCAGGATCAACTGGTGGAAACCACAACGGCCTTTATCCGGGAGAAGGCCGCGGCCGGGGAACCGTTTTTCATCTACCTGCCGCTGCCGTCGCCGCACAAGCCGGTTCTTCCCGCCGGGCGCTTTCGGGGCAAGTCCGCCATCGGCCCATACGGCGACTATGTCATGCAGACCGACGGGTCGGTCGGCGAAGTGCTGAAGGCGGTCCGGGAGAGCGGTATTGATGAAAACACGATGATCGTCTACACCTCCGACAACGGCTCATTCATGTTCCGGCTCGACGCGCCGGAATGCCCGCCACAAATGCCGGCCGATTCGAACAACCCGAAAAACGGTTCCGACCATAAAAGCGATCCCACCATCCAGGGGTTCAATTCAGCCAGCCACCGCGCCAACCTGAACTATCGGGGCACCAAGGCGGATATCTTCGAGGGTGGCCACCGCGTTCCCTTCCTGGTGCGCATACCGGGGACGGTCGAAGGCGGACGCCGCATTTCCTCCACCATCTCCCTGGTGGATATTCTGGCAACCTGCGCCGATCTCCTCGGCGCGGAGGTGCCGGATGGCGCCGCCGAGGACAGCTTCAGTTTCCTTCCGTTGCTTACGGGGGAGGGGACGCATGAACGCGCCCCCGTGGTCGCCCATTCCGTCAACGGCTGTTTTGCCCTCTATTCCGGACCCTGGAAATTCATTGCCACCAAAGGCTCCGGCGGGCGCACCCTGCCGAAGAGCACGCCATTTGAAAAACCGTACCAGCTCTATGATCTTTCGAACGACATCGTGGAGCGCAACAACCTGATCGATGCGCATCCGGAACTGGCGCAACGGTTGGAAAACGAACTCATGGCCATGATCGGGAGTGCGCTTCAGAAACCGGCCATCCCATAGGGAGCATCATGAAACAACACATCCTCATTCTCACGGCACTCCTCCTGGCGGTGCCCGCCTCGTTCGCGCTCAAGCCCTCGCTGGAACGCCCCAACGTGATCCTGCTCTACGCGGACGACCTAGGCATCGGCATGCTGGGCTGCTACGGACAGCAGGTGGTCCGGACACCGAACATCGACCGGCTCGCGGCGGAAGGCATCAAGTTCAACAACTATTATGGCGGCGTCTTTTGCGCGCCGACGCGCTGGACGCTGCTGACCGGCATGCACGATGGCCGCCGCGGCGGCTGGGGCCATAGCCAAGGCGGCCTCCCGATCCAACGCGATACGGGAAAGATTACCCAGGAGCAATACGAGCAGAAACTCGAGCAGTTGAAAAAGAACCGGACCATTCCCGACCACGAGGTTTTCCTGGGGCAGATTGCCCAGCAGGCAGGTTATAAAACGGCGCAGTTCGGCAAGCTCGACCGCGGCTTCCTGACCTGGAACGAACGCGTGCGGCGCTTTGGCTGGGACTTCCACGAAGGCTACTATTGCCACGTCCGCTGCCACGGCTTCTACCCGGCCTACCTGTGGCGCAACGGCGAGCGGTTCGAGCTCGAAGGCAACACCGATCCCTATTGCGGCAAGATGAGCGAAGAGGGGAACGAACCCGTCGGTTCCGGCGGAAAAACCTATTCGCAGAACGTCTTCATCAAGAGCATCCTTGCCTACATCCGCGAGCACCAGGACGAACGCTTCTTCCTCTACCACCCGACCCAGCTGCCGCACGGCCCTGTCGCCATTCCCGAGCTGCATCCGGACTACGCCGACCAGGATTGGACGCTGGCCGAAAAAAAATATGCGTCCATGGTGCGCATGCTCGACGACCACGTCGGCTTGATCATGCAGGAGCTGAAGACGCTGGGGCTGGACGAAAAAACGGTGGTCGCCTTCACCTCCGACAATGGCCACGAGCTCTACTACGGCCCGAAGAAAAACTTTCCCAACACCCGCCCGGGTGGAGAAAAGGCCAACCTGACCGACAGGAAGTGGCGCACCTCCGAATGCGGCGACATCTTCGACGGCGCGGGCGGACGCGCCGGCATCAAGCGCGCCGGCTACCAGGGCGGCATGCAGTGCCCGATGATCGTGCGCTGGCCGGGCAGGATCCAGCCGGGTACGGAAACCGACCACCTGAGCGCCCACTACGATTTCATGGCAACGCTCGCCGACCTGATCGGCGCAGAAATGCCGAAGGGCAAGGACAGCCTGTCCTATCTGCCCACGTTGCTGTCGAAGCCGCAGCCGAAGGAGCACGACTACGTCATCGTCAACAACAACTTCAACCGGATGGGAAGCTCTGCGCTGATTGCCAAGGACGGTTGGAAGCTGGTGGAGATCGACCGCAAGAAGGATGAGTTCCAGCTCTATAACATTCGGGAAGACAACGAGGAGCGGCACAACCTCGAAGACCAATATCCGGAGAAGGTTTCAGACCTTAAGAAGATCCTGCTTCGCGAACTGAATTCCCCGCGTCCGGATTTGGTGGAGTCGCTCTAATTTAAAGACGGACCACCTGCCGGGGTGGATTAGGGGAGCAAGGATGCCATGAAAGCATTGGTTAAGAAAAAGGCGGAACGCGGGCTTTGGCTCGAGGATGTCCCGGTTCCGGAGATTGGCATCAACGATGTCCTGATCAAGATCCGCAAGACCTCGATCTGCGGCACCGATGTGCATATCTACAACTGGGACGAGTGGGCGCGGAAAACCATTCCGGTGCCGCTCACGATCGGCCACGAGTTCGTGGGCGAGGTTGCGGAGATCGGCGCGAACGTCCACGATTTCGAGATCGGCGACCTGGTGAGTGGCGAAGGGCACGTGGTGTGCGGGCGGTGCCGGAACTGCCTGGCCGGCCGCCGCCATCTTTGCGCGAAGACCCGTGGCGTGGGGGTCAACCGCAACGGCGCCTATGCCGAATACCTCTCCATCCCCGTAACCAATGCCTGGCACTGCGACCCCTCGATCCCCGAGGAAATCCTCTCCTGTTTCGATCCGTTCGGAAACGCCACCCACACGGCGCTCTCGTTCGATATGCTCGGCGAAGACGTGCTGATTACCGGTGCGGGGCCAATCGGCTGCATGGCCGCCGCCATCGCCAAGCATGCGGGCGCGCGCTATGTGGTGGCAACCGATGTGAATCCCGTCCGCCTCGAACTGGCCAAAAAAATGGGGGCCGACCGCGTCGTCAATGTGGCCGGGGAGAGCCTCGAAGCCGTCATGAAGGATCTCGATTTCAAGGAGGGCTTCGATATCGGCCTTGAAATGTCCGGCAATCCGTCGGCTTTCCGGCAAATGCTTTCCTCCATGTGCCACGGCGGCAAGATCGCCCTGCTTGGCATCCTGCCGGAGAACGTCGGGATCGATTGGGACACGGTGGTGTTCAACGGCCTCACCATCAAGGGAATCTATGGCCGCGAGATGTACGAAACCTGGTATAAGATGACCTCCATGCTCCAGAGCGGGCTGGACATTTCCGCGGTCATTACCGACCGCTACCACTATACCGAATATGAAAAAGGCTTCGAGCGCATGCTTTCGGGCAACTCGGGCAAAGTGGTGCTGGATTGGAGTGAATGATGGAAAAGGGACTCGAACGGTTCCGGTGTGAGCTGGACGGCATCCGCGAAGGCGGATGGCTCAAGAACGAGCGCGTGCTC from Pontiella desulfatans includes these protein-coding regions:
- a CDS encoding arylsulfatase, which gives rise to MKQHILILTALLLAVPASFALKPSLERPNVILLYADDLGIGMLGCYGQQVVRTPNIDRLAAEGIKFNNYYGGVFCAPTRWTLLTGMHDGRRGGWGHSQGGLPIQRDTGKITQEQYEQKLEQLKKNRTIPDHEVFLGQIAQQAGYKTAQFGKLDRGFLTWNERVRRFGWDFHEGYYCHVRCHGFYPAYLWRNGERFELEGNTDPYCGKMSEEGNEPVGSGGKTYSQNVFIKSILAYIREHQDERFFLYHPTQLPHGPVAIPELHPDYADQDWTLAEKKYASMVRMLDDHVGLIMQELKTLGLDEKTVVAFTSDNGHELYYGPKKNFPNTRPGGEKANLTDRKWRTSECGDIFDGAGGRAGIKRAGYQGGMQCPMIVRWPGRIQPGTETDHLSAHYDFMATLADLIGAEMPKGKDSLSYLPTLLSKPQPKEHDYVIVNNNFNRMGSSALIAKDGWKLVEIDRKKDEFQLYNIREDNEERHNLEDQYPEKVSDLKKILLRELNSPRPDLVESL
- the tdh gene encoding L-threonine 3-dehydrogenase, with product MKALVKKKAERGLWLEDVPVPEIGINDVLIKIRKTSICGTDVHIYNWDEWARKTIPVPLTIGHEFVGEVAEIGANVHDFEIGDLVSGEGHVVCGRCRNCLAGRRHLCAKTRGVGVNRNGAYAEYLSIPVTNAWHCDPSIPEEILSCFDPFGNATHTALSFDMLGEDVLITGAGPIGCMAAAIAKHAGARYVVATDVNPVRLELAKKMGADRVVNVAGESLEAVMKDLDFKEGFDIGLEMSGNPSAFRQMLSSMCHGGKIALLGILPENVGIDWDTVVFNGLTIKGIYGREMYETWYKMTSMLQSGLDISAVITDRYHYTEYEKGFERMLSGNSGKVVLDWSE
- a CDS encoding sulfatase family protein, whose protein sequence is MKRMLFSAAVALALSAAAANQPNVIVILADDMGSGDIRALNPDSAIPTPNLDRLSAEGATFTAAHSGSAVCTPTRYGLVTGRYCWRSRLKKGVLNGYSGHLIEPERFTIADLFRSKGYATACFGKWHLGMDLPMSGKNKLDLAGKVENGPLANGFDRFYGITASLDFPPYVFICDDKIDAPAVERKPSRRFPEFLRAGETGTNFEHENVQDQLVETTTAFIREKAAAGEPFFIYLPLPSPHKPVLPAGRFRGKSAIGPYGDYVMQTDGSVGEVLKAVRESGIDENTMIVYTSDNGSFMFRLDAPECPPQMPADSNNPKNGSDHKSDPTIQGFNSASHRANLNYRGTKADIFEGGHRVPFLVRIPGTVEGGRRISSTISLVDILATCADLLGAEVPDGAAEDSFSFLPLLTGEGTHERAPVVAHSVNGCFALYSGPWKFIATKGSGGRTLPKSTPFEKPYQLYDLSNDIVERNNLIDAHPELAQRLENELMAMIGSALQKPAIP